In the genome of Pempheris klunzingeri isolate RE-2024b chromosome 20, fPemKlu1.hap1, whole genome shotgun sequence, the window CATCCGGTATAAAAGTCACTTTGAGCTCCAGCCTGCGACTGCTGCCACAGGTAACTTCTACATGCATGTCTGAATTTTAATAAGTCTCTTTCTTGAAGCGCTCCGCGTGTGTTTTAGAGGTTTCTGACCATTAGGAGGGAATagttatcattaaaaaaactCTGCGTCTGGAAATGAAAGCACGAGTCACACTTGCgtttgtagtgtttttttttaacccactaCCTTTATTTTACCTTCTAATAGCAACTAATCACCTCAGAAGAATATGGTGTTATCCGTTTGTATTAAGCAGAGAGGAATCAGGAGGAAAAGCCTCCACGGGCCAATTGATCAGCTGTCCGCCGATATCGTTCGCGTTCGGTTTCGTCTGTGGTTTTCACCTTTAGTGGTAAGATTCCTGTGATTATTAGGAGAAAGTCTGGTAGTCGACCGCGGGTATAGTCGTGTGTAACACCATCGATTGGCTCTGAGAAACCAGAACCCGATAATAAGCTCTGCATTTCTAGAAACATCTTTCAGGTGACGCATGCAGCACCCCAGCAGTCTCCCTAACACAGTCCTCTGCTGAGGCTGTAGTCTGCCCACCTGTGCTGCACTTATCGGCGCATCCATGTCGACCGTGCTTGTCTGTTTTTGACTCATGATCACATTTTATCATGTATTTTATGATtggtgacagaaaaacagcatgttgCCTTTTGCACCCCGCAGTACCCACTGATGGTTATCTCTTGACAGAGGTGAAAATGGCTGAAGACATCCAGACCAAACTTAACAATTATCGCACTGCCCCCTTTGACGCCAGATTCCCGAACCAGAACCAGACCAGGAACTGCTGGTCCAACTACTTGGGTAATGCTGCATTTCAAGGTCAAAGCTGCTAAGGACATTTCTCTCCCTTCTAGATGGAGATAAAACAGCCAATAAAAACTATGAGGACAAGCagaaaatatgataataatgttTGGTGTTGTACTTTTGATGTGCTAAATCTAAGTCCAGTGAAGCACAGGTGTTTTAGATGTGTTGATCCCTGACATCTAGGCTGCAGGTAATCCAATTTAACCTTTCTTGAGGACAGCTGACTTGACGTTTCCCCTTGAGATTTCCCCCTGGATTGAGACCacgttttattttgatgatcattgtttttatttctctattaATAGACTACCACCGCTGCCAGAAAGCTCTGGAAGCTAAAGGAGTGGACATCACCCCCTGCGACTGGTACAAAAGGGTCTATAAATCACTCTGCCCCATATCCTGggtaaacattttaaacatattaatctttttttgttttttaacgaGACAAACCGCTGTCCAAAAAGGACACTGGGAAGCTGAAGAGTAATGGCAGAACATACATGGTACTCTCCTCTATGTGGGCTGAGTTTGTTTAGCAGGGGTCAAACAACTTTATCGTTCCCCGCattcctgtgtgtctctgctccgTCCTGAGAATCAAAACAGCGTTTCAGGCCAAAATTAGAGATAGGAGATTTTCCTCCTTTAAATCATTCTCTTGGTGTCTTAAAGTAAGTTTTCCTCTGAATTGTTGTTCCTTCAGGTCCAGAAATGGGATGAGCAGAGAGATGAGGGAACCTTTCCAGGAAAAATCTAAGACTGCCATCTGCGAAGCCGTTGGCCTGCAAAGATGTGATCTTTTCAGCTAAATGTTTGTATAAGTGGTGGGAGACACCACGCCATTCCACATAAATACTATTAAATGTACGGCATGTTGTGCATTAAAGTATCTCAGGATATATTTACGTAGCTCAGTTGTCCTGTTTTTTGCCTTTACGTTGAGCTGCTCAGCCCAACAGAGAGTTACTAGAGACTTTGTGTTGATTCAGAACAATAAGGGTTAAAGGATAAACGTTAAAGTCAGAGCATACAGGCCTTTGCAAAGCTGAGATGACTCATTCACGCACAGTAAAGGAGGTTTTATCCGTTGAGCAGCTCTTTGTAGCCGGGCCATGCTTTCACACTGGACAGTCCAGACAGCCTAAAAAGAGAACTTAAACACACTGCAAACtaacatatttttttacattttattcattcaaataaaCCTACAtcaaatatacatatttaatcaagattagaaaaataattaaagtattTCAAAACACTAAATGCCACACGTACAATAATAGCCATCACCCTACAGAGCAGGACTGGGATACAGAGTAATGACCATTGTTGCTGTTGGAccaaattaaatacataaaactgCATTTCATATACAATTTACTCCCATTATGAGTAAGGAGTATGAAATAGTTTATATTGGGGCTCAATGAAGCAGTAAAAACTCCTCCGAACTAAAGTATCTAACAGGATGATAACAACAGCTAATGCTGAAGAGATGTTTCCATGCAACAAGTTAGTACAGTAAATATTGAATGAATAGAACAACACCAACTACCAAGTATTATGACGGTAGAATCCGATAAATCCCTTTTTAAAGATCATTCTTCTCAATTTGAGGTAAGGTTATAGTATTTGCATATTAGAAGTTGCCTGTTACTGAAACTACTCAAAATCagatgtagatttttttttctatttctaatcAAATTACTAAAACTGCTTTTACTGGCTCAAGAAAAGTTTTCTATCATAACAATCTGTCTAGAGCAACTTCAATAAAGGTCACTTGGATTGTAAATAagttaagtttttttttctacctgaTGCAAAGCAGAAAAAATATCCTGACCTAATTTTGTGAAGCCGAATATGTCGAGTGAGGAGTCTGCAAgttgaaatgtacaaaaatcTGATCGCTGTTCTGTTTTTCAACTACGAGTGTTACCACTTTAGCCATCGATACAAATCCTCCAAAAAGGTGAAAACCTCTCTGGAAGCGCTTCCCCAAGTAAAACCATTAGGCTCTGAAATATATTAGCCAACACATATAAATTCTTACTGGATATAAATTAGTGTCTGCATAGCAATACGATTGGTTGGTGCACTGGCGTAGTGTGAGTCAGCTCTCATCCTCATCAGGCAAAGAGCTGATCGTCTAGGCTCGTCAGTGGATAAAAGTCATTAACAAATGTAGCATTGGCCACATCCTGATGTGAGAGTGTATTCATGTGGCCttgcagctttttttcctttttgtttttaaagtatgTACATGCCACAAGCAGCATTTAAATATGCAGCACAAAAGTCACAAGTAGCAGCCACAGATATAGTGTGTAGTACTAGGCACAATAATAGGGCTGATAAAAATGCAGCCTCACAGGTTTATCCTGGCACTGAGGGAGGGACGATTGGGGCAACCGTACAGTACGTGTTCAAGATTACATGTATCTAGTgggtgtgttttcacagcagggGAAAGGGGAGTAATCCAACCATAAAGTggaatcctgtgtgtgtgtgtgtgtgtgtgtgtgtgcaaacctATTGTTATCTGTGCAATCTCTGTCCTCTTCAGCGTGGACCATGTGAGCCACCGTAGAGCTACCATTACAAATCGCGGCTAGGTTGCTGCTTTGGGTCTTAATGTGTAGGAGGTTTTCAAAAGTCACCCAGTGAAAAGTGGGCTTAAATAGTTAGCCACAGTTCTTCCCTTTTAGTTCTGCGCTCTTTGTATGAGCACTGAATCCACGTGTGTCTgatggtctgtctgtcagtacCTCCTCTTCCCGTGTTTCCCACCATCAGTCATGCAGGTTTTAGGCCGAAGAGCTGCAATAAGGCAGAGCAAATAAGGCATTATTACCTGCAAATTAACTTATATTACTGATTGAGgagtgacattttttaattggTGACCAATGAAAAAGATGCCTGAGTTAAGTCCAGTTGTTGGCTTGACTCACCTGGATCTGCTGTCTGTTTCTTCTTGTTGTGGTGGACTATCTGATTCTCATTGGTCATCTTCACATCCTGATCCTCCACATAATTACTGCAACACAGCAagtacacagagacacagcagataTATTTAAATCTGGAAAACCAGAGCAGGGAGCAACACAAAATGGAGGGCTGACTGATAACAAAGCTTGAAGCCAGCAGGTCCAGGCCTTGAGACCAAAGATGGGGCTGGAGAGGTAACGAAGGGGGGAGCGGAGGTACGGAGGTATCACAGGTTAAGTGTGTGGTGAGGAAGGTGTGGGATGGCTGGGGGACATTTGAGGGCACTGGAGGAATCTTCAGTACAGGGATTGACCACAAGGAGGTGCTGACATGGGGCTTTCAGAGGCTCTGTTACTCACTGTTGGTGGTGCCTGCTGCCACGGGGGCTGAAGTGGAGAAGAGCACATCTCTGTTTAAGCCAACTCAACACTTTGGGGCTGAATCTAACCTTTGTAATGCCattagtgtctgtgttttaGAATAATTCTGGAAAAGATGCAGGGTTGACCTGTACTTTTTTTTGCACAATCAATCAGACATTAAATGGAACAGTGAAACATAGTTACATCCTAAGAATGCTGGGTACCTGATGACAGTGTTCCTCTCACGGTGTGCAATGTAGGCGTTGTCTGTGAACAGGATGGTGTGGTAGGGCACCACTGGATTACAGGTAGGCAGAATGCCCCGCGCCACGTGGCTTACACAGTCCAAGATGCCGTTATACACCAAAAGGTCGTCCACCAgcagctgtacacacacacagacatgcagattGCTGCTTGAGGTCCAGATGTAGCAATTGCAAAAGCAATTGCCACAGCGACAGCAAACAGAGAGGCTTACCCCAAACTCCTTCACTCCCCTGTGTGGTGTCTTCGAGTAGTTCCACAATTTGATCATGGACACCGTCACCGGCTGATCAAAGATAACGTACACACGGTTCACCTGTGTGGAAAGAATCAATACACTTACACAGTTATCCTGGAAACCTCTCCTCTGACTCTGTTAAATGAATGTACTGTAGccacttcctctccctctcaaaTCCTCACCAGTCCGGGGAGCACCGGGGCTAACCACATGTGTCTTCCGTCGCTGGTACTGTTGACTCCATCTATTAATTTATCTGGTGTCCTCACGTCACCGCTCACGTTGTCCAGTATGTTCACACTGTCTGGAAAAGCAGCAATGTCTGGTGGACATAATGTTGAGGAACAGACACAAATTTCTACCCATTAATACTTCAACAGCTGTTAATGATTTACCGCTTTGGTCACTTGGTAACtgcacacatcctctctctcaaTTTCACCAAACCAGGACTGATTGTGAAGCAGCTCGACCTTTAAATTATAGCAATTACAGCATGATCATAGCATCTCAATTTGACCGGTCGATGTGAAGCCAGAACACAATAACCTCTCATGGTAACAGGGTAAGTTATAATATTCATACCCCTGGATTCATGCATTCATTACTTGTTTCAAATTTCTGGTCATCTAAACTGAGTGTTTGTGGATTCACACAACAAATTCTTTACCAGATTAAAAGTGAAATTTTTATATTCTAGCTACATGAAGGTCAATGTAAACTCATAAGAAAGGATACTGTTGTCACTGAGACCGATCTTCTTGTGGTTCTGGTCATAAAATTCGAGGCCGTTGAGGCCAATGTAGTACGGGTCTCCCCAGGTTGttaacagctgcagctgaaagaTGACTGACAGATGAAGGTCAAGGAATATACAACACGTGTAACACACACAAGGCCAAAGGCTCTCCCTATTTACTATGTACAGCACTATATCTATCAGTGGATGAATTCTGAGTTTGAACTTTGTCCTCTATACAGTATAGTTCCCTAAAAAATCCCAATATTAGAACAAAAGAATGTAATGTCCCTGGCATTACACTACTTTCTGCAAACAATCCCATGTGCCATGCTCTGCACTTTATGAATGCAAAGTCACTGTACTCAATAGGGAGTGAATGACGGAGTGATTTCTGACACAGTCCtcatttaaaatattgattCACAGTGGTACACAGGGGGAATGTTCAGGCTGGTCAATCCACATTAGGTACtacacaaaaacagtaatagaaaaaaaaattgctggATGCAGAGTATCAAAGTGTTCAACCACATCTGTTACTGCTTTGAACTGTAATCGGTGGATCAATTgctaatgaaaaaaatgtttcagccCTCATGCAATAATATGCTTGTACATAAAAATGTAGCATGTTCATATAAGATGCCACCAATTTGAACAAATCCAAAGATTCAGCTGACAATGCAGACAATGCCAATAAACCACATCATAAGGATACATCCACAAGGCATGATGGGAGCTTCATAGTCCATGCTGGCCTGTTCTTGTTTCTTAGAGCTTCCTCTGAATTAGAGACAACATTTTAAGTGAGGAAATTCAGTTTTCAAACCTTCTCCTGACATAACACATCCAAATCAAATCTCTGGCTCCTACCTGTGGTAGTCCTCTGCATTCTTGTCATCAGTGGGCGTCTGGAGGAAGTCTACGAAGAGGATCTCCTGGGCAAAGTCAAAGTGACAGTTGCCTGGTCCTTTCCTGATCAGGAACCCCTCCGTTGGGGAGATGGCAACGTCATCCACGAACACATGGATCACTTTCACCTAGACCAGCGACAGAgacatttgtatgttttttataGTATAGTCTCCTGCATAGAACCTTTCTTGTTGTCACTTATAGCTCACCTAAAGCAACTGACACTATGACAATGTTATCTAATTAATTAAATCCTATTCAGATGTTTCACAGTGTCTAGTATCATATTCTTTGATATACACATGGTTTACTATTGTAATCTAAAGGGAAACTGCATTGGTCTTTTGTAACTGCATCTTCATTGCATATACAGTTTGAGCCAGAAAAGTGTCTCACCCCTCTGTAGGAGTCCTCGGGGGACTTGTTGTAGTTCCAGATCCGGAGTCCAGCTATGGTTTGGGCCTTGCTGAACGACATACTCAAGGTGTGGAGCTCTCCATAGGAGAAAGGGATGAGCCACATGTGCTGGTCATCAGTGGTAATGTTGTGGCCATCTAGGAGTCTGGGTAATGAAAAGAGACATTggagaaaaaaactaaacacaatAATGATCTGATCTAAGTCTGGAGTTTGACTCTGATATGAGATTTTTCTTGAGAGAGGTGTAGGGGGAGCAAAGGGTGGAAGAGTATGAAATTTGATGTTGAAATTTCAATAAAGAGAGTAGAGCTGGGGAACCTGAAACAATGATAATTCTCAAAAATAAGGTCATTCTAATACATCGACTGTTGtgtaaaaaacatgaataaaaaagttTCAAATATCAGCGTAttcaacattttcacaaaacaaataGTGTCAGACGTACTTATCAAGTGTGCGCAGGTCGTGCCTGTACTCTGGCAGGTCGTTGAGGTCCCTGGGCGAGGCAGCCATCATGCTGAGGTCTAAAAGTAaactctctccatccttccccaCCACCTCCAATCCTGTCAGCCCCATGTAGTGGGAGTCCCCCCAAGTCAACGCCAGCTCTAGTCTAAGGCCTGGGGTGGAGGGAAACAGTTATTGTAAGTATAGAAACAACGAAAAAAGACAACTGAACATGTGATGACAGCATGCTGATTATCTACTCACACTTTCCAGTGTACATCCCAGGAATATGCTCCATGTTCTCCTCAGACTGACTCACAGTGGGGTTGAGGTGGAGTTTCAACTACAACAACATGTGAACACATTAAAACTGTTAATGATGTGATGGCTAATTTGGCTGAACTCAGTTGTTTGGATCTTTGTTTAGTTACCATAATTGGGAATTCGGTGCCTACATTTCAAAGCATTTGACCACAAAATAACTTCTATTAACACCTGCACCTGCTGCCCATAAAGCGTCTACTTACTTTGAGGTCTTCCTCTCGGAAACCGGCCTGTGTGAAGggtctttcctctccctctccgtccGCAGTGCGCggtctctgcagctcctcctcagaCGCCAGGCTGTCGGGACCCTCACCTTCACTGAGGAAGGTTTCATCATAACGCGACATGGCCTCCAGGATCTCATCATCAGTGGTAAACAGGATAGTGTCACCAAACTGGTCCAGCCCTGAAGAGACATggtgaggaaaaggaaaacttTGATCAAAACTGACGCataggagagaaaaaaaaagtttgcgAGGGTGTTCTGATCAACTACCTCCAGAAAGTGTCCCAGAGGCCTTGGCAATCTCGCCCCGGAAGATGCACCTTCCATCCAGCAGCATTTCCACCTCCTTCAGTCCTCGGAAGGAGTGGATGCGCGACTTGTTGTAGTTCCACACGCGGATCATTGCCACCTGGTAGGGAGCTCCAAAGTCCAGGAAGATGGTGTGGCTGCGACCAGGGGTGAACGGTGCTAGCCAAAGATGCATGTCATCCTGGGTACGATTCACGCCGTCGATCAAGTTAGTGACCACACGTGGATCCTTGCCATAGGCCGGGAGAATGTTGATGTCTGGAGGGTCAGCACGGATGTGAGCAGGTTGTAGGGGCTCTCCACTGGAACTGAACACCTCAAGACCGTTGAGGCCCACATAGTGGCGATCCCCCCAGGTGGACAGGATGTTGATGACCAGCCTTTGGCCTTGGGGCAGCACCGGGATTTCAAACTCGTCCTCCCGCTCCATGGACGGATCATCATCAGGGCCTTCACAGACTGCCCCCTGAGTGGTCACGGAGGAAAGTGGGCCCTTGGTTGCTGTGGAGGCATTGACTGGGACTGTGGGTGGACCACGGGCCTGCCGCTGGAGGAACTCGTCAAAGATGTCACCTTCGAAGCCCATGTTGGAGATGCGTCCACGTTGGCATTGGTTGAACTTGGTGAGAGAGTCCCAGGACTCCATGAGGCTGTCATCCTGTTGGCTGTGCAGCTGGGCCCGAGTAAAGGACTGCCTCCTGCTGGCGCTCACCAATGACACTGGCTCATCTGCAGAACACACAGATTATATATTAATTACTAACAAGCCACAGAAAATAAGACAATTGTTTTAGGTCTGAAAACCGCTTTTACATTTATCTTCAAACATGGAACACAAGAGTGCAGTCATACACTAAATGTCTAATCTATCTAGTTATACATAGTTATCAATAACCCATTTcaaataaaactatatatttaCCAGTTCAAGTTAAGTGTTCACAGGCAAGATGAagatataaaacacacagcacgGTATCCCTGGGGTGTATACTAGAAAGTATAGTTCTTTAAATCatgtagtttatttatttgaggGATTATAATGGAAGTTTGTAACATGACATTTCCACAATCTTATTTAAGCTCAGACAGATATCTGTAGAGTCTCTAGTAAACTAAACGtggtcatttcattttttttttttttttttttaaatcagtccAATGACAGGCGTCACATAATGCTGAAACCTCACTCCATAAACACATGCTTTCATGTGGTGACAGTCACAAGCCAAACAAATGTATGTGTATAAAATCACATGACTCATAGATTTTGATAGAACAAATTGATTAAGTACTATAACTTAACTTATAACTCACTATAACTTGAAACATGGGAGGTATCAGCCTTTCCTACCTGTGTTTGACAGTGCAGTAGCTCTGAGTTGCTGCTCCTCTCTGGCAGTGGCTGTAGTGTTTCGGAACGAGCTCCTGCGTCCGCTGATGGGCCTGTCTGACTTTTGCTCCCCGAGCTCCTCCAGCAGGTCACAGCTCAGGTCCAGAGAGTTGGCCTTCCACTGACTCCCGTTCACTGTCCTCTCCATCCCCCTACACACTCGGCCTGGGTTGCACGGCAGCTCTGGGAGCATTGAAGAGGATGAGGCTGACGGAGATTTGGGCTCTGCAGAGTGCTGAGGCACCAGCCACCGGGGCCTCTCCCTGCTGGCCTCACAGCCCTCTGGCGCTCCTCTGTTCAGGGGCTGCAGCCACTGGGGGGCCACCCGTGAGGAGGACGGCTGGGTGGTGACTGTCTGCTCCATGGGTGCAGGCTGCTCCACCTGATGCCTGAGACAGAGGGGCTCTTCTGAGGCCGACAGGTCAAAAGAGTTCCTTTGTGTGGAGGAGCGATGAGCAGATAAAGCCCCCGCTGGTGAAGGAGTGATGGGTGGTAGCAGTGTGTGAGATTTCTCCTGCATGTCTATCATAGCCTGGCCTGCTGCATCTGATGGCTGTGGATTTGGACTGTGGTGACGCTGGGTGCTACTGCCCTCCCCACCCTTCTTGTCCTCATGACGCTGGGGGCTGACACCCCGTAGATTGTGTCCTGAAGACAGAGGGCTGGAAAACAGGGAGTCTGAGGCGTGGAAATCTTGGAGGTCAATCGTGGTGCTGTAGTCAAAGACCTGGTTGCCGCAGCCCTTCTCCAGCTCACCTTCAAACACCAATGTGCTGTTAAGGTACAGCTTTATATGCCGTGCGCCAATGTCAAGATCctaaaagagaaacagagctTCACTTTACTTGAATATACAGTCATGTTTAACAGTTTGCACATCGTTTAACTTTTGGGACCCAGCTGTGCTACAAAATGTCCCATTAGTCaagatttgaatatttcacaaataatATGATTTAACATTCTATGTCAAATAATTCAATTTAAGTAAAGACATGAGATGCAAATCAATTACACAGAAAGCATTTGGGGTAAATATCACAcattatttagcattttatgCTAGCATattatgtctttgttttctgaaCAATATTTTGAGTACATGGTGATTCTAATTCAAAGCAACTAAAGCAGCTAATTCAAAAGCATAAAGTCTAAAAAGTATACTACTTTCATACATTCACTATTGAGTCATTTAGCTATATCTAGACAAAGAACGGTAATTAGCgctctcacagacacaaagtcatGGCTACCATGAAGAAATGGCTAAAACCCAACTTGGATCTGCTCGATCCTCTAGGCAGTAAACAACTATAAACCCAGGTTAACCTAGAACCTATTTCCTACCAACAGCTCCTTACCTTCCAGGTTCAAGACATCAAGCAATTCTAGACAGCTGCAGTAACATAGAAAGAGATACAATGGGGTTTTTGTACCCCTCCATATAAAGCAGTGAGGTTGAGAGGCAGAAGCCCACGCTTCCCCCTAACACTAATCCTCTGGGGCTAATCTCTCACTGTTCCACATTTGGACAGTCTGACTGGCAGCTCAGCCAGCCAATACTAGAAGAGAACCACACCCCTGACGTGACCACACCAATACAGTCACCCGTATTACAGTGAGAACACACAAGCATGTAGGGTTTATGAGCTCTAGTGCTACAGACAGCTAAATGAATAATCTCTGAACTCCAGAGAGGGATAAATCAAAGGATGTGTGGAACAGATTACGCTTGTGTTGGACGATTGTTATCTAACAATCCAACTTCTTACAAACTGTAATGACGcatggagaaaaataaaaagcacatacATTGAGGCTTCTGTTGTAGTTCCAGATTTTGATGTGAGATATCCCAAAGTCTGGGGAGCGCTCCGTGTTCCTGATGATGAAGTAGAGCTGGATGGGAGGGTGAAACGGACACGTCCACATGTGACGCTCTTTGGTGGTCTGTCGGCCCAAGAGAACAGACCAAATCATCACTTTGTCCATGTAAATAGCGAGATGGAACATCTTAAACTTGTATGAACAGGTCTTTGACACAACAGACAGGCATGAAAGCGCAGTTGTActaaataacattaatgatggctgcaaCCGATTTAGGTGTTCAATCTTCAGAGATTTGTTATTGTGCACATTTATTTACTCTCATGGCTAACTGGGGCAATAAAATGGAACGGAGCCATAATTAACTTAATTAGCAAGacctgtgctttttctgctATGACATGCcatgatgtgaaaaaaaaagtcttctaTACTTTTAACTTCAAAGAAAATTTGCGAAAGTGATGACGATGGAAAAATGCTAACAAAAACAATTAATGCAGGTTATACATAGTTCATTTTCAAACAGGATACTGAGTCAGACACCACAGACTCACTTTCATCTTTCCATTAACAAGCGCCCCCAGATTCCCAGGGTAGTCAGCGTTCCTGATGTCTAGGTCGTGAGGTGACACATACAGCTTCTTTTTACGGAGGCAGAAgaactgcagctcagtcagccCAACCTGCAAAGCGTTCCCCCAGTTTGACAGGATCTCCATGGTAACATACAATGCAGGGGTGACCTCCGTTGAGGACTGCCTTCTCTGCAATGAAAtcacaaaacatttacaagtGCCTCTCTGTATTTATATCTCTACTGAAGCCAGTAGTATTAGGATTATTCATTCTGAACTGCGAGACGGTGTTACTGACTCACCAGCTGCTTGTTGTGGTCTGTTTTGACACTCTGAGCAATGTTGTAGCTGGGTCCTACTTCAAGTTTCTCCAAAGCTTTCAGCAGCCTCTGTTGTTGCCTGAACAGAAGGACGGCACcctcagctctgctgctgcatctatTGTCCCTGACCTTACCATGTTATTAATGATGGCTGGCTGAGCACAGCTACACTGATAAATACCTCTTCAAGGTCGGAGGGTGCACACACCATAAATTTCTGTTAGCATTAGTTTCTGTAAAACACTAGTGTGACACTGCAGGATGTCCAGGATCACCACAAGTACTAGGTGTCCATCCATCCCTCAACACAGTATTGGTCAGCATACCTGGGGCCCATGAGTGTGATTCTCTGCATGGCCAAAGTGATGCTGTTGTCATCCTTGTCGTGGGTGTTGTGGTGCACTACACCATTCATCATCTGGTGTCCCCTGACCTGGATAGAAAGGACGCAAAACAGAGAAGTCAGACAGAAGCCAAATCAATAACATTATCACTACATTAAAATCAAGAGCACTTAGAGCACATGTGTAGTGGACAGTGACACATAATAGACTGCCACCTGTTGACAGgataaaacacaatgtttttaaTAAAGGCCTGCACAGGTGGAACATGTACAGTGTGGGAAAGGCAGACCGTGTTGCGGCTGAAGAGCTCAGGACTTTGCACTGGGTCGTTTTCTCTCTGGATGGCCTGGCGCACCCTGCATGCCATCTCCTCTGAGTCCCTCTCCTCGACGGAAGCCTTTCTGGCAGCTGACAGGGGCCTCTCCACACGACTCCTTGGCCCTTAagcaagaaacacaaaatctttTAAACAACACCCGTAAAACATGCCATCAAGCACACCTATctacagaaatattttaaaggGGCGGtattaaaaacttaaaaaggaCTTACTCTGACCATCCCAGCTCTCTTTGGAAGGTGGCCTGTCTAATGTTTTGCTCTTCACCAACATAGGCTTGGTGGGTATAAAGGTGTcgatgttttctttccttttagcAGACAGAGAGCGCTCAATCTTACGACCTGAAATAATGGAGAACATTTCACATCAGGATTATATTGtgatatgtgtgtttgatgtgatgtgtttgtgggCAAAGTCCCTCTGCATCCCATGGGCTGGTTATTTCAACACTTGGGCTGAGCACAGACAGCTAATGCACTGGCCTGTTCCC includes:
- the cox6b1 gene encoding cytochrome c oxidase subunit 6B1, which translates into the protein MAEDIQTKLNNYRTAPFDARFPNQNQTRNCWSNYLDYHRCQKALEAKGVDITPCDWYKRVYKSLCPISWVQKWDEQRDEGTFPGKI